A stretch of the Massilia varians genome encodes the following:
- a CDS encoding LytR/AlgR family response regulator transcription factor: MSIRALIAEDEPILAATLARLLTTLWPELEIVATAPNGVAAVEQALAMRPEVLFMDIKMPGQTGIEAAEELAERWEGPGPFPHIVFVTAYDDYAVQAFEQAAADYVLKPVNEARLARTVERLQGLLGRPEEAERGDPLAELVGRLQALMPAAPAPQRLTIVRAAVGNMVRMIPVADVVFFQATDKYVNVATAESEALIRVPLKELLPQLDPDKFRQVNRSTVVNMGCVASAGRDAMGKVMLNLRNRPERPRVSPVYAHQFRQM, translated from the coding sequence ATGAGCATCCGTGCCCTGATTGCAGAAGACGAACCGATCCTGGCGGCGACGCTCGCCCGCCTGTTGACGACACTGTGGCCCGAACTGGAGATCGTCGCGACCGCCCCGAACGGCGTGGCCGCGGTCGAGCAGGCCCTCGCGATGCGGCCCGAGGTGCTGTTCATGGACATCAAGATGCCCGGCCAGACCGGCATCGAGGCGGCCGAGGAACTGGCCGAGCGCTGGGAAGGCCCGGGGCCGTTCCCGCATATCGTGTTCGTGACCGCCTACGACGATTATGCGGTGCAGGCCTTCGAGCAGGCGGCGGCCGATTATGTGCTCAAGCCGGTGAACGAGGCGCGCCTGGCGCGCACGGTCGAGCGGTTGCAGGGCCTGCTGGGGCGGCCCGAGGAAGCGGAGCGGGGCGATCCGCTCGCCGAGCTGGTCGGACGGCTGCAGGCCCTGATGCCAGCCGCCCCGGCCCCGCAGCGCCTGACGATCGTGCGCGCGGCGGTCGGCAACATGGTGCGCATGATCCCGGTGGCCGACGTGGTGTTCTTCCAGGCGACCGACAAGTACGTGAACGTCGCCACGGCCGAGAGCGAAGCCTTGATCCGGGTGCCGCTCAAGGAACTGCTCCCCCAGCTCGACCCGGACAAGTTCCGCCAGGTCAACCGCAGCACCGTGGTGAACATGGGCTGCGTGGCCAGCGCCGGGCGCGATGCGATGGGCAAGGTGATGCTCAACCTGCGCAACCGGCCCGAGAGGCCGCGCGTGAGTCCGGTGTACGCCCACCAGTTCCGGCAGATGTAA
- a CDS encoding sensor histidine kinase yields the protein MSLPPMAAPVLPTLVRDLRLAALISVLAAVMIVLLIAKPETLPEQLVYSLCIGVPGFFVVDLARLRLWPVLDGHPRRWLALVGLMLLVAGPAHFSGIHLAGALLGHEVPSLASYPTVGRLSYIVFTFTGLVAMTLLVTHRERVQRIKEAHNAARLRAETVERQALQAQLRLLQAQIEPHMLFNTLANLQGLIAIDPDRANTMLDQLIRYLRATLGAARSESTTLADEFAAMDAYLGLMQVRMGERLSYRLELPAALRRARLPPMLLQPLVENAIVHGLEPKIEGGEVRIAAEARDGLLDLRILDTGLGLGQSGHGGAGVGVATTRERLRVLYGEGAGVLLMPAQPQGTLVRLTLPLETA from the coding sequence ATGTCCCTGCCGCCTATGGCCGCACCGGTCCTGCCCACGCTGGTGCGCGACCTGCGCCTCGCGGCCCTGATCAGCGTGCTCGCCGCCGTCATGATCGTGCTCTTGATCGCCAAACCCGAGACCCTGCCCGAGCAGCTGGTGTATTCGCTCTGCATCGGGGTCCCCGGCTTCTTCGTCGTGGACCTGGCCCGGCTGCGCTTGTGGCCGGTGCTCGATGGCCATCCGCGCCGCTGGCTGGCCCTGGTCGGCCTGATGCTGCTGGTGGCGGGGCCGGCGCATTTCTCCGGCATTCACCTTGCCGGCGCCTTGCTGGGCCACGAGGTGCCGAGCCTGGCCAGCTATCCCACCGTCGGCCGGCTCAGCTATATCGTGTTTACTTTCACCGGCCTGGTCGCCATGACCCTCCTGGTGACGCACCGCGAGCGGGTCCAGCGCATCAAGGAAGCGCACAACGCGGCAAGGCTGCGCGCCGAAACCGTCGAGCGCCAGGCCCTGCAGGCGCAACTGCGCCTGCTGCAGGCCCAGATCGAGCCGCACATGTTGTTCAATACCCTGGCCAACCTGCAGGGCTTGATCGCGATCGATCCCGATCGCGCCAACACCATGCTCGACCAGTTGATCCGCTACCTGCGCGCCACGCTGGGCGCCGCGCGCTCGGAGAGCACCACGCTCGCCGACGAATTCGCCGCCATGGACGCCTACCTCGGCCTCATGCAGGTACGCATGGGCGAGCGCCTGTCCTATCGCCTGGAACTGCCCGCCGCGCTGCGCCGGGCCAGGCTGCCGCCGATGCTGTTGCAGCCCCTGGTCGAGAACGCCATCGTGCACGGACTGGAGCCGAAGATCGAGGGCGGCGAAGTCCGGATCGCGGCCGAAGCGCGCGACGGCCTGCTCGACCTGCGCATCCTGGATACCGGGCTGGGCCTGGGCCAGTCCGGCCACGGCGGCGCTGGCGTCGGCGTCGCCACCACCCGCGAACGCCTGCGCGTGCTGTACGGCGAGGGCGCCGGCGTCCTCTTGATGCCGGCGCAGCCGCAAGGCACCCTTGTCCGCCTTACCTTACCTCTGGAGACCGCATGA
- a CDS encoding exo-alpha-sialidase: MERSPPARRSARSRTTIACAAVVLAIACAETVRWARARAAAAPSTVQAVVPGRVALSELSRSLIPMPRNTPSAHASAMATLPGDRLISFWWAGSRESGPDVKVYAAQWQNGKWGQPWMVASRETLGKALGFGVRRIGNPVAWTGPDGRIHLYVVATGLGGWAASRVAHLVSHDEGASFAMKRVLPMSPLFNTSVLVRTNAVGLVDGGWWLPVYFEIGIKYPMMMAFGPDGEPTGLGRIGERTTTLQPAIVPVSQTEVRAWMRDASDERRVQHALSRDGGANWEDLPALDLNNENTSMAVLRLANGEFLMLHNHIRAGGGARSLLRLSVSKDGHTWRTVADVASGGKSDEFSYPTMQQVGRELHVTYTFQRQAIAHHRYRISIGESI, encoded by the coding sequence ATGGAACGATCTCCGCCAGCGCGCCGCAGTGCGCGCAGCCGTACCACTATTGCCTGCGCTGCCGTGGTGCTGGCGATCGCTTGCGCCGAGACGGTGCGCTGGGCCCGGGCCCGGGCCGCCGCCGCTCCCTCCACGGTGCAAGCCGTCGTGCCGGGACGGGTCGCCCTGTCCGAACTGTCGCGCTCCCTGATCCCGATGCCGCGCAATACGCCCTCGGCCCATGCCAGCGCGATGGCGACGCTCCCCGGCGACCGATTGATCAGCTTCTGGTGGGCCGGCAGCCGCGAGAGCGGGCCGGACGTCAAGGTCTATGCGGCGCAGTGGCAAAACGGCAAATGGGGCCAGCCCTGGATGGTCGCCAGCCGCGAAACGCTCGGCAAGGCGCTCGGCTTCGGCGTGCGCCGCATCGGCAACCCGGTGGCCTGGACCGGCCCGGACGGGCGGATCCACCTGTACGTGGTCGCCACCGGCCTGGGCGGCTGGGCGGCCTCGCGCGTGGCGCACCTGGTCTCCCACGACGAGGGCGCCAGCTTCGCCATGAAGCGGGTGCTGCCGATGTCGCCCTTGTTCAATACCAGTGTGCTGGTGCGCACCAACGCGGTCGGCCTGGTCGACGGCGGCTGGTGGCTGCCGGTGTATTTCGAGATCGGCATCAAGTACCCGATGATGATGGCCTTCGGCCCGGACGGCGAGCCGACCGGCCTGGGACGCATCGGGGAGCGCACCACCACGCTGCAGCCGGCCATCGTCCCGGTCTCGCAAACCGAGGTGCGGGCCTGGATGCGCGACGCCAGCGACGAACGCCGGGTGCAGCACGCCCTGAGCCGCGATGGTGGCGCCAACTGGGAAGACTTGCCGGCCCTCGACCTGAACAACGAGAACACCTCGATGGCGGTGCTGCGCCTGGCCAATGGCGAATTCCTGATGCTGCACAACCACATCCGCGCCGGCGGCGGCGCGCGCAGCCTGCTGCGCCTGTCGGTCTCGAAGGACGGCCACACCTGGCGCACCGTGGCCGACGTGGCCAGCGGCGGCAAGAGCGACGAGTTCTCCTATCCCACCATGCAGCAGGTGGGACGCGAACTGCACGTCACGTATACCTTCCAGCGCCAGGCGATCGCGCATCACCGGTACCGGATCAGCATTGGAGAGAGCATTTGA
- a CDS encoding TonB-dependent receptor plug domain-containing protein: MQKHATEKTVLALAIASLFSGAYAQDSATGTPAASDPASAATVVVTGTRVANRTALDTAAPVDIISSETLKNVGTTEMNQALSIALPSLNFPRPAITDGTDTIRPATLRGMAPDQTLVLVNSKRRHASSLVNVNGSIGRGSAAVDMNTIPTAIVKSVEVLRDGAAAQYGSDAISGVVNLRLRTDREGGEASLTYGARKTEYELWNDVAPPGATWTAPAKRERTDGQTGTLSIWKGLALGETGHLTLAGEYKKQERTERSGYDMRQQYPRLANGAFDPRELSINRFNAWYGEPEMEQVTFFANAGKDLGGGVKLYGWTSYQNRFARSGGFFRPAQDARNIPSIYPDGFLPIIAPTVNDFSATGGATWQAGNWDMDASLGYGKNKMEYDIENTLNRSIGPSSKRSFYAGGYAYDQLVFNLTGVRSLDVTGFASPLNVALGVEARREGYELFAGEPDSWRAGPEILPNGTPAAPGAQVFPGFRPSNEVDAHRSAIGAFVDLEANITPQLLASVAVRGEHYTDFGNSLAGKLSGRYDFSRAFALRGAIQNGFRAPSPQQQNFTATSTNFINGVPFEITTFRPTDRVAVALGAKPLEAEKSVNASLGAVMRFDPFSITIDAYRIDIEDRIILSENLTQANVRNYIISQGITGVGGGRFFINGVDTRTQGVDVVVSWPMRTANAGNFDITVAGNFTDTEVTKVPVTAQLSALNPAPVLFDRLNVLSLEKGQPENKLSANVAWRLGQWGATFRATRYGKVLSPGTTAALDFWMDPKTLVDIEARYAFTPKLSLALGADNLFDQYPETQPPALNTTGNTPFANYAPFGRAGRFIYARMNYGF, encoded by the coding sequence ATGCAGAAACACGCAACCGAAAAGACGGTCCTGGCCCTTGCAATCGCTTCCTTGTTCTCCGGCGCCTATGCGCAGGACAGCGCCACGGGAACGCCCGCGGCGAGCGACCCGGCAAGCGCCGCCACGGTGGTGGTCACCGGCACCCGCGTCGCCAACCGCACCGCCCTGGACACCGCCGCGCCGGTCGACATCATCTCGTCGGAGACGCTGAAGAACGTCGGCACCACCGAGATGAACCAGGCCCTGTCGATCGCGCTGCCGTCCCTGAACTTCCCGCGCCCGGCCATCACCGACGGCACCGACACCATCCGTCCGGCCACCTTGCGCGGCATGGCGCCCGACCAGACCCTGGTGCTGGTGAATTCGAAGCGCCGCCATGCGTCCTCGCTGGTGAACGTGAACGGCTCGATCGGCCGCGGTTCGGCGGCGGTGGACATGAACACCATCCCGACCGCGATTGTGAAAAGCGTCGAGGTGCTACGCGACGGCGCCGCCGCCCAGTACGGGTCGGACGCCATTTCGGGCGTGGTCAACCTGCGCCTGCGCACCGACCGCGAGGGCGGCGAAGCCAGCCTCACCTATGGCGCTCGCAAGACCGAATACGAACTGTGGAACGACGTCGCCCCGCCTGGCGCGACCTGGACCGCGCCCGCCAAGCGCGAACGCACCGACGGCCAGACCGGCACCCTCAGCATCTGGAAGGGCCTGGCCCTGGGCGAGACCGGCCACCTGACGCTGGCCGGCGAATACAAGAAGCAGGAGCGGACCGAGCGCAGCGGCTACGACATGCGCCAGCAATACCCGCGCCTGGCCAATGGCGCTTTCGATCCGCGCGAACTGAGCATCAACCGCTTCAATGCCTGGTACGGCGAGCCGGAAATGGAGCAGGTCACCTTCTTCGCCAATGCCGGCAAGGACCTGGGCGGCGGCGTCAAGCTGTACGGCTGGACCAGCTACCAGAACCGCTTCGCGCGCTCGGGCGGCTTCTTCCGCCCGGCCCAGGATGCGCGCAACATCCCGTCGATCTATCCGGACGGCTTCCTGCCGATCATCGCGCCGACGGTGAACGACTTCTCCGCCACGGGCGGGGCCACCTGGCAGGCCGGCAACTGGGACATGGACGCCTCGCTCGGCTACGGCAAGAACAAGATGGAGTACGACATCGAGAACACGCTGAACCGCTCGATCGGCCCGAGCAGCAAGCGCAGCTTCTATGCCGGCGGTTACGCCTACGACCAGCTGGTGTTCAACCTGACCGGCGTGCGCAGCCTGGACGTGACGGGCTTCGCCTCGCCGCTGAACGTCGCGCTCGGCGTGGAAGCCCGCCGCGAAGGCTATGAGCTGTTCGCGGGCGAGCCGGATTCCTGGCGTGCCGGTCCCGAGATCCTGCCGAACGGCACCCCGGCGGCGCCGGGCGCCCAGGTGTTCCCGGGCTTCCGTCCGTCCAACGAGGTCGATGCCCACCGCAGCGCGATCGGCGCTTTCGTGGACCTGGAAGCGAACATCACGCCGCAGTTGCTGGCCTCGGTGGCGGTGCGCGGCGAGCACTATACCGACTTCGGCAACAGCCTGGCCGGCAAGCTCTCCGGCCGCTACGATTTCAGCCGCGCATTCGCCCTGCGCGGCGCCATCCAGAACGGCTTCCGCGCGCCCTCGCCGCAGCAGCAGAACTTCACCGCGACCTCCACCAACTTCATCAACGGCGTGCCGTTCGAGATCACCACCTTCCGTCCGACCGACCGGGTCGCGGTGGCCCTCGGCGCCAAACCGCTGGAGGCGGAGAAATCGGTGAACGCCTCGCTCGGCGCGGTGATGCGCTTCGATCCATTCAGCATCACGATCGACGCCTACCGCATCGATATCGAGGACCGCATCATCCTGTCCGAAAACCTGACCCAGGCGAACGTGCGCAACTACATCATCTCGCAGGGGATCACGGGCGTGGGCGGCGGACGTTTCTTCATCAACGGCGTCGATACCCGCACCCAGGGCGTGGACGTGGTGGTGAGCTGGCCGATGCGCACGGCCAACGCCGGCAACTTCGACATCACCGTGGCCGGCAACTTCACCGATACGGAGGTGACCAAGGTGCCGGTGACGGCGCAACTGTCGGCCCTGAATCCGGCGCCGGTGCTGTTCGACCGCCTAAACGTGCTGTCGCTGGAAAAGGGCCAGCCGGAGAACAAGCTCAGTGCGAACGTGGCTTGGCGCCTGGGCCAGTGGGGCGCGACCTTCCGCGCGACCCGCTACGGCAAGGTGCTCTCGCCCGGCACCACCGCGGCGCTGGACTTCTGGATGGACCCGAAGACCCTGGTCGACATCGAAGCGCGCTATGCGTTCACGCCGAAACTGAGCCTGGCGCTGGGTGCTGACAACCTGTTCGACCAGTACCCGGAGACCCAGCCGCCGGCGCTCAACACCACGGGCAACACGCCGTTCGCGAACTATGCGCCGTTCGGGCGTGCGGGGCGCTTCATCTATGCCCGCATGAACTACGGCTTCTAG